A window of Amaranthus tricolor cultivar Red isolate AtriRed21 chromosome 8, ASM2621246v1, whole genome shotgun sequence genomic DNA:
AGCTTGTACAGGTGCAGTATGACCAAGGAGATTGAAGGAACTGAGTGAATACTTTTTTTGGAGATGATGTACATACTGCAACATGAAACACAAGTAATTACGCAAAAACATCGGTTTTAGTATCAACACATGAATATTCAAGCACCCAACTTTTCAAGACATGAATTCAAGAAATGAAGACACTGCTAGATTATTTGGAAGCAGGAGTAGTTCTTGGGTATAGTTCTTGGGAGTTATTCTGGCATATAGTTTCATCCAGAATAATCTAATATAAAGACTTAGAATCAATTTCTCAGGAGATTCAAGGcccaaaaccttaaaaaatCACTATTTTTTTATGTCAGCTTGTTTTTCTGAAAGCCTTTTTTAATCCACACAGTGCAAAAATATAATTTCGGTTGCAGTAACAGTTGTGAAACGGCTTTGGCAGTCAATGTGGAATTTTGCGGTAttaccatagtgcaaaaacaacaCCGCATCGCTCACATTGGTCGCGTTGTAAAAACTTTCAAAAACAACCGATATTTCCcatgttgtaaaggtgtaaaaaaccgcGTTTTAGGCCATTTTGATGGATATCATTTCAATAAATGGCATCGTCGTATATTGTTACCGCAATCGCAACCATTaccgcatttttgcactatgggtgTTATTTTAAACTAAGATAATGCATGCTTTAGACGGAAACTTCAAAAATCCATGTTTTACTAACAGTGACGGTCGCAAAACGATCGTGTAGCAATGCATAGTTAAGATCAAAGAAGAATTGAGTTTTTTAACTTCAAATGTTACAAGTGTAAACATAATCTTCCAAACGTTTccttaatgaaaatttttgagtAGATGTAACTAGACAGAATATAAAGAACACAACTTACATATTGCTGCAAAGAAGTGCTCCACACGGCAATAAAAGCAGCGATAAAACCTTTAGTATTTACACTAACATCGGTAACTGTGCATACACCGACACCTACAAGAACAAGCCCTATGCTGAGCTTTGTGTCTCTGGAGTATCGAACTTTATCGAGCACAATCTCCAACAGACAGGATACAGGGATCATACTCAACTTTGCAATCTGAAAAACATGAATAGTTTTTTTTCCCCAAGTCAAAGAAGAGCTAAGAAATCTGATCAGGCAGCACCGAGCACaatgaaaagaaaaacataACTTTACCTGATAGAATCCCACTGAGTTCCACATAAGACTAACATTCATGCCAACAATGGAAAAGTTAGCAAATACAACAAATCTCAGCAGGTCCGGCAATGGCAGATGGGAGGGTTGTATAAACCCAAGCCATTTAAGAACAAGTGTCATTACAGTTGTGAATGTGAAATGTAAACCCGTCAATGTAGTAGCTGCAACATAAAACAAATTCGgttaaaattttcaatggaTGTCTaaagatcaaaaataaattaagtctGCATAATATCCAATGTATTTGGAAGATCACACTGATACCCTGAAATCTACACTGGGTCTCAAAAAGATTATGTGAGCAGATAATGTTCAAAAAACGCAAATGATCCAGTCTGACAAATAGCGCCGAAAGATTGACATACAAGCAATAATACAAGATCAAAGTAAAAAGTAAACTAGTTAGGTTCTCAGTTTATTCGATCTTTCTATCACCAATTCACCCTTCTCCTATGAGCAACATAATAAACCATTATCTCTCCATTTCTCTTCTAAAGTGTATTATTGGACATCCATTGTAAGATTGCTTGACcaatgttacttggactcgggtactgatgaaGGATCCTTGTACATGTCacatctaaatattcaattttacgcctaaaatgaagtgtctaactGTCATAcgaatgtccgagcatcaatcATCATACACGGGTACATGAAGAAAATGAAGTGTTCGAGTAACATAGGCTTGAACATTAACATGTGAAGATTTTATCCCTGAATAACATAGAAACTGTGGTCAATGATGACAATCTTGTTGATTTATTATGAGTTGAACACTGAAGTGGCATCTAGGCCTCATCTTTGATCAATAATTATTTTGGTTCAGAACATGCTTGATGCTACTAGTCATATTGAAGGTAAAAGCAATGAGCATTTGTAGTACATATTGCATATAAAGCAAGGATACTCACCAAAACTAAAGCCATGTGTAGCCATGAGAGCTTTATTGACCATTATAATTCCTACTGATGTGACAACATTGAACATCCAAGCGGCTGCATCGAAAGCTGCTTTCTTCTCTGCCTTGGTCACTGGAGCCATTTCTTATTAAAACTTTCAAACAACTCAAAGCTTAGACCTCAGCTTTTGTTACACAATCCACATCATTTACTGTTCACAAGCAAGCCTTTCACACACTTTACGTAAACACCTACACAAACAACAAATAAGTAGGTAAAGAATATTAACTACCATTCaaaaaaatgaaagataaaCAGTACTGCCCCCCAATATCAACACCAATATCGGTTATTGTTACAGGAATAGAGAAACAATTTGAAAAACTGATGTTCTACTCATAGTAGATACTACATAGGCAACATCATACACGTTCATCGATTTCTGGGAATTCGATAAGATGCCCTTATCTTTTAGACAAATATTTTCCAGAGTTTAATTCCTAGTTTTTCAATGCAGAAAGCTTTTAGGCCTTGTTTGGATGGAGAAAAATGGAGGGAAAAGAAAGGAACAAATTTGGAGGGATGGAGATCCccttgtttggatagcaaaaaGCGAGAGAGGGGATTTGGAGGGATTAAGTCCCTTCATTTTGTTAACATCTAAATCTcttcataagaggaaagattTGGAAGAAAAATGCAATTCCTTTCTTTCCCTCCCTTTCCTTCCTATACAAACAATGAAGTTTTTTTCCTCTCttcccctccccttcctttccttccccttccccttgcccttccccttccctttccatcttttctctcttaatttgctatccaaacatagtgttaatGGATTTCCTTCACCCTCTACCACCAAAAGACgcaacataaataattaaagtttcaaAAACAAATTCTTGCTAATATACCACGATACGACTGGACGAGTATCATCCAGACTCCAATCCAAAACTGTAGGAGTATCATACTAGTTGTAAAGACATAAATGTACTCAATAGTCAACCTCTACAAGTAGGGAAACTAGCGTATCCCTCCGTAATTAAAATCCTGGGTCCGCCTCTCTAGTCTTAATCACAATGAAGTTCCTCCTAACACAATGCGAGAAAGAATTTCTTAGATAGTTGAATTCCTCTACAAATCATCGACTCTGGATACGCTTAGATACAAGTATACAACCCAGTTCATAAAGAAATTCATAAACACTTCAAAATAAGATGAATAGCAAttaaaactttataaacaagCCCAATTCAACCTAACATACACCCTATAAAAAATAACCACAAAACTAAAAACCCAACAAATACAATCCTCAATTAGCTAGAGCAAAGAAATCAACTATTTTTCAAACTAAACATTGTACAAACTTTCAACCTTACATAGCCATATCTAAAAAACATCCATTCTACCAAATAGAAGAATAAAACAGAGAAAGAATGCAGTTCAAAATTAAGTACAATActacttttttttataattttcattcggaataagctagagaAACTCTACGGGCAAGGGTAAGACGGCATTAATTGAGAATCGAACCCTTGTTATAAGGGTGAAAGGCTAACTCATGGTTCTCTAGCCAATACCACTTAACAAGatcaaatatcaaattttgCTCCACATTCACATATACAAAAAAAAGGCCCGCTAAACTACTAAATCATCAAATcaaaacttcaaaatttaaaagcTAAATTGCAGAATACAACCACAATTTCCTAATCAAATTAACATAATTAAACCATAATCCAAAAGAAAGGAACAAAAAGAACAAACCTTTACTTCCCAAAAAACTAGAAGAGAGTAGCAAACTGCAAGAGTGATAGAACCCAACTCAGTATATCTATGAATAAAGGATCAAACCAATGAAAGCAGAAAGCTTTGATCGTTTAAGCAAGTGGGTATTTCtcaatttgatgaaccaattgAATTAACAAATTGGTTGAATCAATGATTTTGATAGATCTCTATCTTTCCTTCATTTCACTTTGATGTTGGTAGTTTTCTATGTAACTTCTTCACAGAAAAAATCGACTTAAAGAATGAGGCAGAAGAATAGTAGAGAAAGTAACGAGGGTCTTTCGCACGAACTTGACAATAAATCCTAATTAATGTCGTATTGATGATAGATAAGTCATAATTatacttttattaaattaactaaaagatattacaactaaaaaaattacgtacactatttaatttcttttgaaaCAGAATACATACAATGTATTTAGGaaataaatgatttttataaatttgctttttaaattttattttaaaacagataagtttaaaatgaatttgttttgaatttaaaattagtgtCAAATCTCATAATCTAACTTGAATCTAACTTCGTCCCTTCTCTAACTCCAATTCAACCTAACATTTACCTTGAATTCCGATTTTGTCCCAATATTCAAGtttctaatttattttagaCAAATCTGTACTTCTCCCTCTTTTGATCAAATGGCCATATGTCATGTTTGTTTTGTGGCACGATTCACCAACTATtcgtaatttgtattttattctcaatatataaattaaaatataatcatgtaggattttgtataatttttttcaatgtaaatattattataattaactttttataattttaactaaGTACAATAagagatatttaaaattgaaataatgCATAACAACCAATTTGGACATAGACTAAAATGCCTGTGCAACTAATGCAGAGGTGATCATTTGTGTCCCGAGTCCAGACCTATAAGCCCAACCTGAAAAAGGACTAAAAAATGATCTAAAACCCAGCCCGGAAAATATTGTTTTGGGCTTCGGGCTTTGCCAATACCCAGCCCATTTAAGTCACAAAAGGAGAAACGTCGAGTACATAGCTTGGTTCGGGTTGGTACCTCTGAAAATGAATTTGTAGTAATGTGCACGAGTCGAGCCTCAAGTACAAGATAGATTAGATAGAGGGTAAAATCTCCCAAGAGAAAAAGAAGTGAAAAAAACATAGGACGACAATGAAAAAATGGTAAAAGAATAACCAGTAATTataaataatgacaataatcaataaatctGTTCTGGATAATCTGATACTCTAATTCAAATCTAATCACGTAACATAGTCTACTCAAATCTACATCTCTATGAGTGTggaaaaaagtgaaaaatatgGTTAGACCTTTGAATCAAGTTCGGAAGAATCGGTTACGTTCTTTTGTTGCTTAGGTAAGGAAGCGCTCCTACGTTCTTTTCCACCAGGTTTTGAGGAGGCGTTTCCGTACCATATCATTCCCGCTACAGCAATTATCATGCCGAGCACCACCTGCGAATTCAACCCTTCTTTCCCGAAGAAGATAAAGCCGAGAATTAAAACTAGGATGGTCTTCATATGGCCAAGTACTTGGAATGATACGGCTGTGAATCTTCCGATGCAGATAAACTGGCTCAGGTTTGTCCCAATAGCAATCGTACATGAAAGGGTTATAAAGATCTGTCGAGATAAAATAGTGCACCCGTTAATGAATCAATCCAACTCGGTTGGTAATACAGTATCAAATTGCACGTAACCTGAGAGATTGAACAAGATACAAACAGACGAGTTTTAAGGGAAGATCTTAGAACCTACCACGTATtggtgtaaaaaaaaaaaaaaaaaaaaaaaaaaaagaaacttgaATTCCAAAAAGTAAACATCGTGCAAACTAAACTAGACCGACCCATTCGACATGACAGACACTTTAAAGGAATCATGTATTGCCCACATGTATTTCTCCAATCCTATTTTGAATCAAATGTCCTTACTTCAATGGAGCCAAAGATATCTAGTTCTTAAGTTTTGGATTATACtggattattataatataaaatgatcattaaatcacgtgcacttcttatttacgtGAAGTTGCATATTATATTTGTTACCAaaaggttgcgtacatctaaCCTCCCAAACCCAGTTAACGTGGAGCTAGTTTGGGGTAATAAAATgttgtattttaaaatttgagaGTCGACAATGATACCAAAATGTCATTGCACCCCACACGCAAAATCGTTCAATATTATATGCAATTCGGCAGATAGAAGCTGTTAATGCAAAATCAAGACCGCATATAGTTCAGGCCTCAGAAGATAAAGAACTATAAACCAATTGAAATCCTTACCAAAGCCAGTAAAGTATAGTTGTACGCATGAATTCGCTTGCTGGTTaaccaataatcaataaaaggGCCCAATATAAGCAGAGATCCAGCTTGTACAGGTGCAGTATGACCAAGGAGATTGAAGGAACTGAGTGAATACTTCTTTTGGAGATGATGTACATACTGCAACATGAAACACAAGCAATTTCACAAAAACATCGTTTCGATAGCAACATGATTTATTATTCGGCCTAAAATTCCAATTTCCTACTACAGAAACATAAATTTATTGGCCGCactgtaaaggttttcaaaaaacCGAAATGATACTTCCCCCGTTGTAAGCTGTTTCGAGGGATATCTCATGTTTTAGGCAGATAATTAGCATTACAATAACCACATCACCGTTCAGCAATTTTGCCACTACGGATTTATTTTAAACTAAGATAATTCATACTTAAGATGGGAAATGcaaaaattcaagtttaactAAAAGTTACGTTCACAAAATGGTCGCGAAACTATGCAAAAATAAGATCATGGAGGAATTGAATTTTTTAACTTCGaatgttacaacttacaagtgtAAATATAACCTTCAAgtgtaaatataaaataagagaaCTATTTCAAATGTTATGATCAATTATACTTATAAAAAGGGTATTAATGCAACCTATTCCAAACATTTCCTTAACGTAAAATTTTGAGTAAAAGTAATTACACGGAATATAAAGAACAGAACTTACATATTGCTGCAAAGAAGTGCTCCACACGGCAATAAAAGCAGCGATAAAACCTTTAGTATTTACACTAACATCAGTAACTGTGCATACACCGACACCTACAAGAACAAGCCCTATGCTGAGCTTTGTGTCTCTGGAGTATCGAACTTTATCGAGCAAAATCTCCAACAGACAGGATACAGGGATCATACTCAACTTTGCGATCTGAAAAGTATGCatagtaataatttttttcagaAGTGCAATAAGTGCTAAGAAATCTGATCAGGCAGcaccgaaaaaaaaaaaaagaactttaCCTGATAAAATCCCACTGAGTTCCACATAAGACTAACGTTCATGCCGACGATGGAAAAGTTAGCAAATATAACAAATCTCAGTAAGTCCGGCAATGGCAGATGAGAGGGTTGTATAAACCCAAGCCATTTAAGAACAAGTGTCATTACAGTTGTAAATGTGAAATGCAAACCCGTCAATGTAGTAGCtgcaacataaaataaattctgtTAAATTTCTGAAAGGATGTTTAAGTCTGCATAATGTCCAATGCATTTGGAAGATCATACTGATACCCTGATATCTACACTGGTCTCCAAAAGATTATGTGAGCAGATTATTGTGCAAAAAATGCAAACGATCCACCCAGACACTAGGGCAGAAAGATTGGCATACAAGCAATAATCCATGATCAAAGTAAAAAGTACACTAGTTAGGTTCTCAATTTATTTAACACCAATGCACCCTTCTCCTATGAGcaacataataaataattatccTTGCTTGAACATCAACATGTGAAGATTTTATCACTGAATAACATAGAAACCTTGTCCAATGAAGACAATCTTGtatatttattaagaaaaattatcctcaataatcccaccttttgcccatttgctgtgaataatccctactattgattatttctaaataatccaacctttgtatattttttctcacaGCACCCCTTGTCACTTTTTAACCGAATACTGTATGTACCTACCACCAAAGAGGAGTAGGGGTAGACGAACGAATAAgcatgaggaagaagaagaagtgagTGTAACAACTAGTAGATAAGTACAATAGTCGATTAAAATGTGACAAGGGATGTTGTTAACAAAAAACGTATAAAGGTTGgtttatttagaaataatcaaaagttgggattattcacagTAGATAGACAATATGTTGATTATTCAAGACAAATTTTCCAATTTATTATGAGTTGTATACTGAAGTGGCATTTAGGTCTCATccttgatcaataatgattttGTTTTCGATCATGCTTGAGGCTACTAGTCCCATTGAAGATAAAAGTAATGAGCATGTGTAGTTATGATGCATTGTTCAGCGAAGAGGCATTTAGGCCTCATctttgatcaataatgattttGTTTTAGAACATGTTGGAGGCTACTACTCACATTGAAGGTAAAAGCAATGAGCATTTGTAGTACATATTGCATAGCCTTAAAACAAGGATGCTCACCAAAACTAAAGCCATGTGTAGCCATGAGAGCTTTATTGACCATTATAATTCCTACTGATGTGACAACATTGAACATCCAAGCGGCTACATCAGCTGCTTTCTTCTCTGCCTTGGTTGCTGGAGCCATTTCTTATTGATACTTTCAAACAACTCAAAGCTCAGCCCTCAGCTTTCGTTACACAATCCACATCATTTAGTGTTCAAAAGCAAACCCTTCACACACTTTACGTAAACACCtacacaaacaaaaaataagtaGATAAAGAATATTAGCTACCATTCAAAACAATGGAAGATAAACAGTAATGCCCCTAACCACAACATCAAATCACTCAGTATGCAATAATTTTTGTCATGCTACTGGTAATAATATTATCTGTGTTTGAATAGAGAgaaatggagggaaaggaagggaagtgATTTGAAATGATGGGATCCATTGTTTGGATAACACAAAGGGATGGGAGGAATTCGGAGTGAAAACACATAATTTCCTTCCTcacccctccccttcctttcccttccttccCTTCTCGTTCCTTCCCTTCTCGTTCTTTTTTTTCTTGCTCCTGATTTGCTATCTAAACATATTGTTAATGTCTTTCCTTCACCCTCCACCATCAAAAAATGCaagataaataattataatttcacAAGAAGATTTTGCTAATATACCACGATACGACTGTAAGAGTATCATCCGGACTCCAATCCAAAACTTTTCAAGTTAAAGGTTCCACCAAAGAAAACGAATAGTTGTACAGACATAAATACTTGAATTCCTCT
This region includes:
- the LOC130820603 gene encoding UDP-rhamnose/UDP-galactose transporter 6-like is translated as MAPATKAEKKAADVAAWMFNVVTSVGIIMVNKALMATHGFSFATTLTGLHFTFTTVMTLVLKWLGFIQPSHLPLPDLLRFVIFANFSIVGMNVSLMWNSVGFYQIAKLSMIPVSCLLEILLDKVRYSRDTKLSIGLVLVGVGVCTVTDVSVNTKGFIAAFIAVWSTSLQQYYVHHLQKKYSLSSFNLLGHTAPVQAGSLLILGPFIDYWLTSKRIHAYNYTLLALIFITLSCTIAIGTNLSQFICIGRFTAVSFQVLGHMKTILVLILGFIFFGKEGLNSQVVLGMIIAVAGMIWYGNASSKPGGKERRSASLPKQQKNVTDSSELDSKV
- the LOC130820601 gene encoding UDP-rhamnose/UDP-galactose transporter 6-like, producing MAPVTKAEKKAAFDAAAWMFNVVTSVGIIMVNKALMATHGFSFATTLTGLHFTFTTVMTLVLKWLGFIQPSHLPLPDLLRFVVFANFSIVGMNVSLMWNSVGFYQIAKLSMIPVSCLLEIVLDKVRYSRDTKLSIGLVLVGVGVCTVTDVSVNTKGFIAAFIAVWSTSLQQYYVHHLQKKYSLSSFNLLGHTAPVQAGSLLILGPFIDYWLTSKRIDVYNYTLPAMIFITLSCTIAIGTNLSQFICIGRFTAVSFQVLGHMKTILVLILGFIFFGKEGLNSQVVLGMIIAVAGMIWYGNASSKPGGKERRSASLPKQQKNVTDSSELDSKV